A genomic region of Bactrocera dorsalis isolate Fly_Bdor chromosome 3, ASM2337382v1, whole genome shotgun sequence contains the following coding sequences:
- the LOC125777192 gene encoding uncharacterized protein LOC125777192: MPRYYPKQEKIFDFDNILEAIKSVKIHHNSVRQSATAHKIPRTNLMRYIAAFDGASIDVTTANADVMKNLLAESTTMGTKTIFNIEQEKALISYILQASDINYGISLMELRKLAYEFARKVGASGSMERQSTGE, encoded by the exons ATGCCGCGGTACTATCCCAAACAagagaaaatttttgatttcgacAACATTTTGGAGGCAATCAAGTcggtgaaaatacatcacaacagCGTTCGACAATCTGCGACGGCACACAAAATTCCGAGGACCAACCTGATGCGTTATATTGCAGCATTTGATGGTGCGAGCATCGACGTTACTACTGCCAATGCCGATGTAATGAAGAATTTGCTGGCTGAAAGCACGACGATGGGCACAAAAACA atcttCAACATCGAACAAGAGAAGGCGCTGATAAGCTACATTCTCCAGGCCAGCGACATCAACTATGGAATTAGTTTGATGGAGCTTCGTAAGCTCGCGTATGAATTTGCTCGGAAAGTTGGCGCGTCCGGATCCATGGAACGACAATCAACAGGCGAGTAA